The Canis aureus isolate CA01 chromosome 22, VMU_Caureus_v.1.0, whole genome shotgun sequence genome has a window encoding:
- the UBA5 gene encoding ubiquitin-like modifier-activating enzyme 5 isoform X3 codes for MLTRCGIGKLLLFDYDKVELANMNRLFFQPHQAGLSKVQAAEYTLRNINPDVLFEVHNYNITTVENFQHFMDRISNGGLEEGKPVDLVLSCVDNFEARMTINTACNELGQTWMESGVSENAVSGHIQLIIPGESACFACAPPLVVAANIDEKTLKREGVCAASLPTTMGVVAGILVQNVLKFLLNFGTVSFYLGYNAMQDFFPTMSMKPNPQCDDRNCRKHQEEYKKKVAALPKQEAIQEEEEIIHEDNEWGIELVSEVSEEELKNSSGPVPDLPEGITVAYTIPKKQEDSVAEVTVEDSGESLEDLMAKMKNM; via the exons ttgCTACTCTTTGACTATGACAAGGTGGAACTGGCCAATATGAATAGACTTTTCTTCCAACCTCATCAAGCAGGATTAAGTAAAGTTCAAGCAGCAGAATATACTTTGAG GAACATTAATCCTGATGTTCTTTTTGAAGTACACAACTACAATATAACCACAGTCGAAAACTTTCAACATTTCATGGATAGAATaag TAATGGTGGATTAGAAGAAGGAAAACCTGTTGACCTAGTTCTTAGCTGCGTGGACAATTTTGAAGCTCGGATGACAATAAATACA GCTTGTAATGAACTTGGGCAAACGTGGATGGAGTCTGGGGTCAGTGAAAATGCTGTGTCAGGGCATATACAGCTCATAATTCCTGGAGAATCTGCTTGTTTTGCG TGTGCTCCACCACTTGTAGTTGCTGCAAATATTGATGAAAAGACTCTGAAACGAGAAGGTGTTTGTGCAGCCAGTCTTCCTACCACTATGGGAGTGGTTGCTGGGATCTTAGTTCAAAATGTGTTAAA GTTTCTGTTAAATTTTGGTACTGTTAGTTTTTACCTTGGATATAATGCAATGCAAGATTTTTTCCCTACTATGTCCATGAAGCCAAATCCTCAGTGCGATGACCGAAATTGCAGGAAGCACCAAGAAGAATACAAG AAAAAGGTAGCAGCATTGCCCAAACAGGAGGCTattcaagaagaggaagagataataCATGAAGACAATGAGTGGG gTATTGAGTTGGTATCTGAGGTTTCAGAAGAGGAACTAAAAAATTCTTCAGGTCCAGTTCCTGACTTACCTGAAGGAATTACAGTGGCATACACAATTCCCAAAAAG CAAGAAGATTCTGTAGCTGAGGTAACTGTGGAAGATTCTGGTGAAAGCTTGGAAGACCTTATGGCCAAAATGAAGAATATGTAG
- the UBA5 gene encoding ubiquitin-like modifier-activating enzyme 5 isoform X4 yields the protein MNRLFFQPHQAGLSKVQAAEYTLRNINPDVLFEVHNYNITTVENFQHFMDRISNGGLEEGKPVDLVLSCVDNFEARMTINTACNELGQTWMESGVSENAVSGHIQLIIPGESACFACAPPLVVAANIDEKTLKREGVCAASLPTTMGVVAGILVQNVLKFLLNFGTVSFYLGYNAMQDFFPTMSMKPNPQCDDRNCRKHQEEYKKKVAALPKQEAIQEEEEIIHEDNEWGIELVSEVSEEELKNSSGPVPDLPEGITVAYTIPKKQEDSVAEVTVEDSGESLEDLMAKMKNM from the exons ATGAATAGACTTTTCTTCCAACCTCATCAAGCAGGATTAAGTAAAGTTCAAGCAGCAGAATATACTTTGAG GAACATTAATCCTGATGTTCTTTTTGAAGTACACAACTACAATATAACCACAGTCGAAAACTTTCAACATTTCATGGATAGAATaag TAATGGTGGATTAGAAGAAGGAAAACCTGTTGACCTAGTTCTTAGCTGCGTGGACAATTTTGAAGCTCGGATGACAATAAATACA GCTTGTAATGAACTTGGGCAAACGTGGATGGAGTCTGGGGTCAGTGAAAATGCTGTGTCAGGGCATATACAGCTCATAATTCCTGGAGAATCTGCTTGTTTTGCG TGTGCTCCACCACTTGTAGTTGCTGCAAATATTGATGAAAAGACTCTGAAACGAGAAGGTGTTTGTGCAGCCAGTCTTCCTACCACTATGGGAGTGGTTGCTGGGATCTTAGTTCAAAATGTGTTAAA GTTTCTGTTAAATTTTGGTACTGTTAGTTTTTACCTTGGATATAATGCAATGCAAGATTTTTTCCCTACTATGTCCATGAAGCCAAATCCTCAGTGCGATGACCGAAATTGCAGGAAGCACCAAGAAGAATACAAG AAAAAGGTAGCAGCATTGCCCAAACAGGAGGCTattcaagaagaggaagagataataCATGAAGACAATGAGTGGG gTATTGAGTTGGTATCTGAGGTTTCAGAAGAGGAACTAAAAAATTCTTCAGGTCCAGTTCCTGACTTACCTGAAGGAATTACAGTGGCATACACAATTCCCAAAAAG CAAGAAGATTCTGTAGCTGAGGTAACTGTGGAAGATTCTGGTGAAAGCTTGGAAGACCTTATGGCCAAAATGAAGAATATGTAG